In Torulaspora globosa chromosome 1, complete sequence, a genomic segment contains:
- a CDS encoding ankyrin repeat domain-containing DHHC palmitoyltransferase family protein (ancestral locus Anc_5.626) gives MVDPSESEALYEEISLENMSLSSVQPVLSNSAQDDGKGGDQQVEDAQDEGEISGEELANPVLDPYFVACQKGDLKTVKEMIENGLVNINEDHDPVEKVTGLHWASINNRLSVVAHLVACGADVNAKAGALRAPPLHWAARYGYVYIVDYLLEHGADPTLKDEQGFNLLHLAVTSSNIMLVLYVLFFVVSKGIIDVDCQDPNGRTPLLWAAYQGDSLTVEALLRFGAYPKVPDSGGFTSLHWGTLKGQPHVLMYLIQKGGDFFQKTNDGKDCFAIAQEMNTTYSLNEALNHCGFDSQGYPLKKLFEKSYHAKLVTFFTPWVFLAVVFGLFTQIHPLLALPVTIVFALATSKALNKFVLTSFEVDGVSQLTLLKTPLYAGVFSGSLFLATVVWIRKILPWTLLEEFWANVILAMSLLAITYHFIKLLQADPGSIPPERDYEAVRQTTSELLKSGKFDTRHFCIESWVRKPLRSRYSTFNKTLVARFDHYCPWVYNDVGLKNHKRFIFFIGLLEIAICIFASLCMEYFDELEDSKEDYNGELKCFWLIGDELCAGLNFDLFTTLVLLWAVFQAIWVGFLILVQAFQIFKGVTNYEFSKVMRDRKRMNMSNANFNEVFSTAPEDLDQDSNKSPSDSIPATDSTNDQTRLEPRNSTTRRCFGTFCAITGMDQWLIVLKEAIGISRNALGTPNSSALSLPTNYGWRTNLKDFWLNSDRTAPLWQRIFYTPRTSKALLAGKEVDYDKLYSYPEK, from the coding sequence ATGGTTGATCCCAGCGAAAGTGAGGCGCTCTATGAGGAGATTTCGCTAGAGAATATGTCACTGAGTTCGGTACAACCTGTGTTATCTAACAGTGCTCAAGATGATGGGAAAGGGGGAGATCAACAGGTTGAGGATGCTCAAGATGAAGGTGAAATATCAGGCGAAGAATTGGCAAATCCCGTTTTGGATCCATACTTTGTTGCCTGCCAAAAGGGTGATCTGAAAACTGTGAAAGAGATGATTGAGAATGGGCTTGTAAACATTAACGAAGATCATGATCCAGTCGAGAAAGTGACTGGGCTTCATTGGGCCAGTATAAATAATCGACTTTCTGTAGTAGCTCATCTGGTTGCCTGCGGTGCAGATGTCAATGCAAAGGCCGGAGCATTGCGCGCCCCACCGCTACATTGGGCAGCTCGATATGGCTACGTTTACATTGTGGATTATCTGCTGGAGCATGGTGCGGATCCTACTTTGAAGGACGAGCAAGGTTTTAATCTGTTGCACCTGGCAGTCACCAGCTCGAACATTATGCTTGTGCTTTACGTGCTGTTCTTCGTTGTTAGCAAGGGTATCATAGATGTCGATTGTCAGGATCCTAATGGTCGTACACCGTTGTTGTGGGCCGCCTATCAAGGTGATTCACTCACAGTGGAGGCTTTACTGCGGTTTGGTGCCTATCCAAAGGTGCCCGATTCGGGTGGATTCACGTCTTTACATTGGGGCACTTTGAAGGGCCAACCGCATGTGCTTATGTATTTGATTCAGAAAGGAGGAGATTTTTTCCAAAAGACAAACGATGGCAAAGACTGTTTTGCGATAGCACAAGAGATGAACACGACTTATTCACTGAACGAGGCATTGAACCATTGTGGATTTGATTCTCAAGGATATCCCCTGAAGAAACTATTCGAGAAGAGCTACCATGCTAAACTGGTCACTTTTTTTACGCCTTGGGTTTTCCTTGCCGTGGTTTTTGGTCTGTTTACCCAAATTCACCCGCTCCTGGCTCTCCCAGTGACCATAGTTTTTGCTCTTGCGACTAGCAAAGCACTCAATAAATTTGTATTAACATCATTTGAAGTGGATGGTGTTTCGCAATTGACGCTTTTGAAAACGCCTTTATATGCTGGAGTATTTTCGGGCAGCCTGTTTTTGGCGACCGTTGTATGGATACGAAAGATACTCCCCTGGACActacttgaagaattttggGCCAATGTGATTCTTGCTATGTCGTTGCTTGCCATCACTTatcatttcatcaagctgcttCAGGCAGATCCCGGTAGTATTCCACCAGAAAGAGACTATGAAGCTGTTAGACAAACCACAAGTGAGCTTCTCAAGTCAGGGAAATTTGATACGAGACATTTCTGCATCGAAAGCTGGGTTAGAAAACCGCTTAGAAGCAGGTACTCGACTTTTAATAAGACACTCGTTGCCCGTTTTGATCACTATTGTCCTTGGGTTTACAACGATGTCGGTCTGAAGAACCACAAGCGATTCATATTTTTCATTGGTCTACTTGAGATTGCGATTTGCATCTTTGCAAGTTTATGTATGGAATACTTCGATGAGTTGGAAGACAGCAAAGAGGATTATAACGGCGAACTGAAGTGTTTCTGGTTGATcggcgatgagctctgcGCAGGATTGAACTTCGATTTATTCACGACATTAGTTTTACTATGGGCAGTTTTCCAGGCAATATGGGTTGGATTTCTCATCCTAGTGCAGGCGTTTCAAATATTTAAAGGCGTCACAAACTATGAATTCAGCAAAGTAATGAGGGACAGAAAGCGCATGAACATGAGTAACGCAAACTTCAACGAAGTTTTCAGCACAGCGCCGGAGgatcttgatcaagattcAAACAAGAGCCCGTCGGACTCAATCCCAGCCACTGACTCTACTAACGACCAAACTCGATTGGAACCTCGTAATAGCACTACAAGGAGATGCTTTGGCACTTTCTGCGCCATCACCGGCATGGACCAATGGCTAATCGTGCTGAAAGAGGCTATTGGAATCTCCCGTAACGCCTTGGGAACTCCCAACTCCTCGGCCCTCTCCTTACCAACAAATTACGGGTGGAGAACAAATTTGAAGGATTTCTGGCTCAATAGTGACAGGACAGCACCTTTGTGGCAGAGAATATTCTATACGCCCCGAACTTCCAAAGCATTGTTGGCAGGCAAGGAGGTCGATTACGACAAGCTATATTCATATCCAGAGAAATAA
- the SHE4 gene encoding She4p (ancestral locus Anc_5.627): MPYTQHKRHRFSMVIKSEVQGTMSESSDAQTAVENLCARVQEQLTVVDAEEYNQALVEILGSNEEKRKLDKSPEQVEEVLVRSFQDHFESRKLLMDLVASDVKQALDVFERLPLKTVSTFVDCFPNADDTLPLLKELRTRIHYGEDPHVQYLLNVVLQLLNRFNYSFEQVGFLVHELCLRIKEPDVKSLMLLIFSELNKRFPAKFNERLLDFTDSLVVESEVGIGSDPISEIVDILTELYPVLTTLCSNILLGKNLKAQLEKKLMAQDDDDFTISLLKLFSIACIDETVRAHLAENYMSVLERSLKVERFRIYSALVLIKTWSFSSMQNIDVNALAEYLIEGFNGSEFENEEDMNICIEGLAYLSLKTSVKIKLRNSLFSCEKLVRLAKSKEITSNFYGVLVILANLSASPKQSKGSTAFDAGAMRDLKSYSDLKTPTEMEADNTIESEDDVFKFNQKYLLQNNLLSDLNSLIGSITHGSKQQLIRIIYNISSNKKFIQESIKQGSVTAILQYMTTKEVAKDPIRVLASRSLAKMLVYTNPSIIFKKYSPVNAISPLFELLPRSTTTQEEPFFDEDVLTVNDSFNALLALTNLASLSGSQGEDVCRRIATNEQYWSTVEALMLDENIMLQRSTLELLSNLMSHPKPIAVKFFNFENQRSVRNFEILVKLLELDDVESQRAVAAIFANISVSVPFIAQELLKRQNLLAKAVEVLHNQTDDVELSERLILLLHALTDVITTDNLELGSYLIGNKKLIDALNKASHMADLDPQFSELIPIILERCQC, from the coding sequence CTGGTAGAGATTCTGGGGtctaatgaagaaaagaggAAATTGGATAAGTCCCCAGAACAGGTTGAGGAAGTTTTGGTTCGATCTTTTCAGGACCATTTTGAATCAAGGAAACTTTTGATGGATTTGGTCGCATCCGATGTCAAACAAGCGTTAGATGTGTTTGAGAGACTTCCGTTGAAAACAGTGTCTACATTTGTGGATTGTTTTCCGAATGCCGACGATACTTTACCGCTTTTGAAGGAGCTGCGGACCAGGATACATTATGGTGAAGACCCTCACGTACAATATTTGCTAAATGTCGTTCTACAGTTGCTGAACAGATTCAATTACAGTTTCGAGCAGGTGGGTTTCCTTGTTCATGAGCTGTGCCTTCGTATTAAAGAGCCAGATGTCAAGTCACTGATGTTGCTTATCTTCTCTGAGCTGAACAAGAGGTTTCCTGCAAAGTTTAATGAGAGGCTGCTTGACTTTACCGACTCCTTGGTGGTAGAATCGGAGGTAGGCATTGGCAGCGATCCTATTTCAGAGATTGTTGATATCTTAACGGAGCTATACCCGGTGCTAACGACTTTATGTTCGAACATTCTGCTTGGCAAAAACCTCAAGGCtcagctggaaaagaaatTGATGGCGcaagatgacgacgatTTTACCATCAGCCTGCTCAAGCTTTTTTCTATCGCGTGTATTGATGAGACGGTGAGAGCGCATCTCGCAGAGAATTATATGAGTGTTTTGGAAAGATCCTTGAAAGTTGAAAGGTTTAGAATATATTCCGCGCTGGTTCTTATCAAGACATGgagcttctccagcatGCAGAACATTGATGTGAACGCGTTGGCGGAGTATCTTATCGAGGGGTTCAATGGGTCTGAATTTGAAAACGAAGAGGACATGAACATCTGCATTGAAGGGCTGGCCTacttgagcttgaagaCATCGGTCAAGATAAAGTTGAGGAACAGTCTGTTTTCGTGTGAGAAATTGGTCAGATTAGCCAAGTCTAAAGAAATCACCTCAAACTTTTATGGTGTTCTCGTCATTTTGGCCAATTTGAGCGCTTCACCCAAGCAAAGCAAAGGCAGCACAGCCTTCGATGCAGGAGCAATGAGGGACTTAAAGTCATATTCGGACTTAAAAACACCCACAGAGATGGAGGCGGATAACACTATTGAAAGTGAGGACGATgttttcaagttcaatcAGAAATACCTGTTGCAAAATAACCTCCTTTCCGATTTGAACTCCCTGATCGGTTCCATAACTCATGGCTCCAAACAGCAGTTAATCCGGATCATATACAATATTagcagcaacaagaagTTTATTCAAGAATCCATTAAACAAGGCAGTGTCACGGCGATTTTGCAATACATGACCACGAAAGAAGTGGCCAAAGACCCAATAAGAGTGCTGGCATCCAGGTCTTTGGCGAAAATGCTGGTGTACACAAACCCGTCGATAATCTTTAAGAAGTATTCCCCCGTGAATGCTATTTCTCCTCTTTTTGAGTTGCTTCCACGAAGCACAACAACGCAAGAAGAAcctttctttgatgaagacgTATTAACGGTTAATGACTCCTTCAATGCCCTTTTGGCCCTCACTAACCTAGCTTCGCTAAGTGGCTCTCAAGGTGAGGACGTGTGCAGGCGCATTGCAACAAACGAACAATACTGGTCCACCGTGGAGGCCTTGATGTTAGACGAAAACATAATGCTACAGAGATCGACACTAGAGTTGTTGAGCAACTTAATGAGCCATCCCAAACCCATCGCcgtgaaatttttcaatttcgagAATCAACGTAGTGTGAGAAACTTCGAGATTCTTGTTAAGTTACTAGAGCTCGATGACGTGGAATCTCAGAGGGCCGTGGCAGCCATATTCGCAAATATTAGCGTATCCGTACCCTTCATCGCTCAagaactgttgaaaaggCAAAATTTACTGGCAAAGGCTGTAGAGGTTCTACACAATCAAACAGACGATGTTGAGCTCAGTGAGCGTCTCATCCTACTGCTGCACGCGCTCACTGACGTGATAACCACAGACAATCTAGAGTTGGGATCATATCTGATTGGAAACAAGAAGCTAATCGACGCTTTGAACAAAGCATCTCATATGGCAGACCTAGATCCGCAGTTCTCCGAGTTAATTCCCATAATACTTGAAAGATGTCAGTGTTAG